Sequence from the uncultured Draconibacterium sp. genome:
GGGAAGCAAAGTAACATTGTTCTTCACTTTCTGGGGGCTGAATGTGATTAAGAAATCGGACAAACCACATGTTGAAAAGGACATGATGAGCAAAATGTTTGGTTCGATGATGGCGAAAGATGCCGGTGATTTGAAGCTTTCGAAAATGAATATGATGGGAGTAGGCGCCAAAATGATGAAAAAGCGCATGCTGGCCAAGAAGGTGGATTCGCTGGAAGATATGCTTCAAACTGCCATGGATAATGGTGTGCAAATGATTGCCTGTCAAATGTCGATGGATGTAATGGGCGTTGACAAAGAAGAATTGATGGAAGGCGTTGAAATAGGAGGTGTTGCAACTTACCTTGAAGAAGCTGACCAGTCGAATTTGAATTTGTTTATTTAGGGATCGCAGATAACGCAGGTTTAACAGATTTGCCTGATACTTATTGAGGGTTTCACAAATAGTGAAACCCTCAATATTTTGTACAAGATTATACAATTACATTTTGTCAGATTTGAGAATATCGATTAACGATTTTTGATTGCAGATTTTAATTATGGAAGATACTTTGTGCTTCTGCAATCGTTAATCATCATTCATTATTCAACGCTGCTTTCAATCCTTCAGTAGTAGTGTAGTATTTTACAATCATATTTGGTACTTCCCATTCCGGTAATTTTCCGTCGATTAAATATTGCAGGTATTTTTCGGTTACCTGCCCGAAGTGTGCCTCATGACCGACTTTGTATTTCTCCGGGATATTTAATTTCCACTTTATATCGCCAATTTTTTCCACCGAAATTCCCGGGTACGTTTCTGCCAGGCCTGTTACTGCATTATTCAGGCTTGCGGCAAACTCCATCGGGTCAACCTCTGTAGCTTCAATGTATAACTGCGGCTTGTAACCTTCCTCTTCACCCTGAATAATTTCGAGGTTGCATTTTGTTCCACGCATAATGGAGTAGTGGGTGTCGCCGGCACCTTCCGGCGCCTGGAAGTTCCAGATCACCGATGCTTTGGCGTGAACACCTTTTAGTGTATAATTGATTTCGCCGTTGCTGAAAACTTTTAGCACATCTCCCTCTACATCTTTTTGCAGATAGTCCGGGTATTCATCCAGATACGTTACTTTTTTAAACATTTCAGGTGTCAGGTCGGTGGTCCAGCGTTTAGCCGAAATAATCTCCACATCGCTTTTTGAAAGAATAACTTCAGGAAAAGCTTCCCACTGAATCAAATCAACCAGGTGGGTGTTTACGTCTACAATTCCTTCGCCCTGCTGTTTGGTATCGAAAAACCAGGCCGGACGTTTTAAGGCACTTCCCGAAACATATTTAAAAAAGTGGTGCACACTTTCTTTGGTAATAGCCGGTTCTTCAGCGGTTCCTTTTTGCAGTGTACCAAAAACTTCAGGTAATTGCGATAATTCACGTTGCAAAATGGTGGTAATCTCATGACGCTCGGTCATAATATCGTACAGTAAAACACCCTTGTCGGCAGCTAACTCGAAAGCTTTTTCCAGTTTAGGAAATTCTTCGGGAGAAATAACCATGGGTTTGTCGGCCAGCACGTAAATACCGGCTTCAACCGTTTTTAGAATGTAGTCGGTCTTTTTTGCGTTATTTCCGGCGGTAACCATTACGTTACCGGGTTTTTCTGCAATCATTTTTTCAAAAAAATCGTCACCGGTATAAACCTTCTCTACCCACGATGTTGGATTTTCAGTACGCGAATTAAAACCTTCAATTCGTTTTAAGTGGTCGCCCACATCTTCACCATCAGGCGCATAAACATTTACAACCGGATCAACCTGGTTGTACATCGATTTTTGTACCAAAGCCGCATGAAAATGTCCCGGGTCGAGGGTCATAATTTTCACTTCTCCTTTTGCACCTGTAAACATATTTTTCTCTTTTTCAGAGTCGGTTGATTTTTGGCTGCCACCTGTACACGCTGAAAACAGAATTGCCAGTGTAACGGCCGCAGTTGATAGATGTTTCATGAAATAATTTTATTAGTTATTAGATTTCCGTTAGCGTACACGCAAAATTATACTTTTAATTCTGTTTAGAAAGGGAATCGGCAAAAAGATGTCATTTTAGAACATATGGCTCAAGATTGTAAAACTGTTAATTTGTAAAATAGTCAAAGTTCAATGACTCATAACCTTTCAAATTGCAATTCCTTCTGCAATCAAAAATCGTTAATCATTATTCGAAAATCTCTGAAAACCAATGCCCAATGATTTAATCTTTCTAAGGCTCAACGTAGTACTTTATGCTGCAATCGTAATCGGTGTAATGAATGTACTTGTTGTTTTCCATCCATAAAACCACTGTTTTGGAATCCTTTGGTTGATATCGTGGAATGTATGGCCGCACATTGTCCAGTTCCGAGTTTTGGGTAATTGGAGTAATATCCCACGAACTTCCACCGTCAGAAGTTGTTCGTTTTTCAATTTCAAAAACACCGTTTATCTCGCGCGACAGGTAAATTTCATTGGGCTTATTTGGATTGAAAGTCATGTTACCCATGTAGTGCGGTTCGCGCTCTGTTTCGCCTTCGGGTGTTTGCGGAAACCATTTGCCGGCTTTGCAGATCTCGTGGTCTTCCCAGCTATTGTTATCGGCATTATACCACGTGTAATAGTAGCGGTGGTCGGTTTCCTGCGGGTGGCGGGTGTACAAAATGTAGGGTGTGCCGTCTTTTTCCACCACATCGCAAATCCAGGCACGGCCGGTTTCTTCATCGGCTTTATAAACCACTGTAGCATCGGTTACCTGGAAAGGCAATCCACTGAGATCGCAGATTTTTGTGCCATCGGCTTTCCAGAATGCACCTTTTTCGTAGTAGCAGTAATACACCGAGTTAGTGGGTTCAACACGTGGATGACCGTCGGTAAATATCATGTGTATTCTGGATTTTCCATTAGAATAATATTTTACGTAGGGCCGGTTGTTGAGCGTAAAAGGTTTGTCGCTCATTACAACATATTGTTCGTTCCAGCTTTCGCCGTTGTCCTCCGAAATTATCAGGTTGGGTTTATAGCCGATCCAGCGGCCAAAAACAAACAGTTTGTTATCCTCTTCGCTTAACACAAAAGGATTGGCATAGGTGTAAGTTTCTCTTGGAAAATTCGCCAGCAATTCTTCGGTTTTTGGTTTGAAAACCACGTTCTCGCCAAAACTTTCAATATCAGTGCCTTTTGTAGTTGTATTGCTCAACACCCCTTTACCTGTTGAGTGCCAGGCATACATGGTAAATAGATTACCATCAGGAAGCATCGTAAAAGCAGGATTGTCATGATCGTCAACTTCAAACTGCGGATAAATGTTGTTGAATTTTGTGTCTCCGTTTTCAGGATTTAGAGAAGCAACTTCAATCGATCCGTCTTTTTTTACCCAACCGGTAACAATTTTATCGGCATCGGTGTATATCGCACGCGGATCGGAAAACCAGCACCAGGCACCATCATCACAAAGTGTATGAATAGTAGGAGTTTGTTGTTGTGTTGTTTCAGCGCTTTTTTGCCTAGAAGTGTTACATGCAAAAAGAAATACAAGCGAAAGAACAGGTAATAGCAGAATAGGTTTCATGATAAATATTTTGGGGGTTAAAGTTATTAATTCATACTATTCTACTTTGATTCAGGATTATAAAATTTTCCATTTTTTCTGTTAAAGATTTGATGTTTCTGGTATTATTCGAGAAGTAAAAGTATTTTTAAGGGTAATAATCGGACAAACAACAACCATGATGAAACGAACATGAATTTTCCTCATTCTAAATTCACAAAGAAGAATGATAAAAATTTATGTGAGTTCCTGAATGTATTCTCCGCCAGCTGGCGGATGAACATTCAGAAATCAAAAAATTTTTAACAGATGAAACGAGCGACCACCTTGTTTTTAATTCTCACAATTTATCTCAGTACTTTTTCGCAGCAAGTTGATTTTCTTCCAAACGACTGGCAAAATCCGGCCGTTTTTGAAAAAGGACAAAATGCACCGCATGCATTTCATATCCCTTATGTATCGGCTGATGATGCCGTTCAGAATTTGCCAAAGAAATGCGAAAACTATAAATTGTTAAACGGCCAGTGGAAGTTTAAATGGGTGGAAACGCCAAAACAGGCACCTGTAGATTTTTGGCAGCCCGGTTTTGAAACAACAGGATGGGATGAAATAAAAGTTCCTTCAAACTGGCAAATGGAAGGTTACGGGCATCCTAAATTCCGAAATGTGGCCATCTCGTTTGAGAACGATCCACCGAATATTCCCGATTATTATAATCCGACCGGATGCTACAAAAAGAAATTTACCGTTCCAGAAAACTGGGAAGATAAAGAGGTAATGCTGAGGTTCGAAGGCATAAAATCGGCCTCGTATGTTTGGGTAAACGGACAGCGGGTTGGTTATAACCAGGGCGGTTTTGAACCGGCAGAGTTTAATATTACCCCATTTATAAAAAAGGGTGAAAACGACCTGGCTGTTCAGGTGATTCGTTTTTCTGATGGTTCGTATCTCGAGAATCAGGACATGTGGCGACTGTCGGGCATCTTTCGCGATGTAAAATTATACGCCCAACCCAAAACGTTTATTCACGATTATTATGTGGTAACCGATTTTGATGAAAATTATGAGGATGCAACATTAACTGTGGAAACCCATATACAGAATCACTTGCCTGAAGCAGAATCGGGAGAAATAACTGTTGATGTTTATGATTCGGAAGGCCGTACAATTTTAAAAGATGGGGCGCTTCGCGAAGATTTTGAAGTGGATTCATTGGGAAATGTTAAGGTGCAATTGTCTACTTTGGTTGTTGAGCCGCCACAGTGGTCGGCCGAGTTTCCGAACCTTTTTATCCTGCTGGTGCAGCTAAAAAATGCGGATGGAAATGTAACTGAAGCATTCACCCAAAAAATCGGTTTCCGCGAGGTGGAATACAAGGATAAGATTTTAACCGTAAACGGTGTTCCTGTTAAACTGAATGGTGTAAACAGCCACATGCATCATCCGGAACACGGGCAGGCGGTGCCGCTGGAAACTTTAAAGCAGGATTTGCTGCTGATGAAACAGCACAACATTAACTGTGTGCGAACCTGTCATTATCCACCAACACCTGAATATATTGCTTTGGCCGATGAACTGGGCATGTACATTTTTGATGAAGTGGGTGATGAGGCGCATAACAATATTAATCTTTCGGAAAAGCCGGAGTGGACCGAGATGTATCGCGACCGTTCGCGGAAACTGGTGTACCGCGACCGGAATCATCCGGCAGTAATTGTTTGGAGCGCCGGAAACGAATCGGGCAGCGGACAAAATATCAACGAAGTAATAAAAACCGGAAAAGCGATCGATCCCAGCCGCCCCGCGTGGATGTACGGAGGAAACACTTTTTATATTCCTTTCGAGGATTTGGTGGGACCACGGTACTGGGTGCCAGTTGATTATAAAAATCTGGCGCAGGGCAAAGTATTGCCTGCCAACGACAGGCGGGCATCGTTTATGGACGAGTACCTGGCTGCAACCGGGAATGGTCTTGGCGGCATGGACGAATACTGGGAATACATTTGGAAATACCCGCGTTTAACAGGTGGTGCCATTTGGGACTGGATCAGCCCCGGGATAAAAACAACGCGCTGGATTTTGCCGGATCTTTCGCCACAAAAAAACGATGGGCAGATAATGGGACGCCCCATGTTTCAGCAGGGCGTTTATGGTTGGGGGCTGGAATTCTCGGGGCACGATGACTGGGTGGAGTTTTACCGCGATCCAAGTCTGGATATTACCGGAAATCAGCTGACGATTGATTTTTGGGTGAAACCATCCGAAATTCCGCAGCCCAATGTTTTTGTCGCCAAAGGAGCACACGGTTATGGTATTCAAATGGCCGATGCAAAAACGCTGGAGTTTTATGTGTTTGGAAACGAACGTATTTCTGCCAAAGCAAAAGTGGGGGAGGATTTTTATGAAAACTGGCACCGTATCTCGGGTATTTACAACGGAAGTCAGCTGCAGCTTTACATCGATAATAAACGGGCAGGCACTACTTCGTTTTCAGGAAATATTAGCTCAACACCTTTCCCGCTTTGTATTGGTCGCGAGGCCGAAACACAGGATCAGGGCGAACACTCGGGGCGTATGTCAAAAATGGTGATCGACGATGTGCGGGTGTTTAACCGTGCTGTAAATACCAATAATATTGAGAAAGAAAAAGCAGGTCTGGTACTGCATCTGAATTTTGAGGAAGATAAAAAAGAAGGTGATTTTTATGCGGTTGGTTTGGGTGGAAGAACGTATGGAATTGTGTGGCCCGACAGAACTGTTCAGCCTGAAATCAATCAAATAAAACGATCGGGGCAACCGATAAAAATTGAAGCTGTTGACATTGAAAACGGTGTGCTGAAAGTGACCAACCGTCATCATTTCAAAAATTTGAATGAGCTGGAAGGATTCTGGCAGATTACGGTAGATGGTGAAGCCAGTCAGCGCGGATTTTTTGATTGCGATATTCCAGCAGGCGAAACAGGCGAAGTAACTATTGATTACCGCAGGCCGCGTATTGAATCGACCACAGAGTGTCTGCTGGAAGTTTCTTTTATTCTAAAAGAAGATTTGAACTGGGCTCCAAAAGGCCACGAGATTGCCTGGGAACAGTTTGCCGTGTCAAGCGATTTTTATTTTGTTGATGAGGAAGAGAACAACGACAAAGTTACTGCTACAGATGATGAAGATTTTATACGGATAAGTGGCAACGATTTTAGCTATTCCATTAATAAAAAAACAGGAAGTTTTGTGTCGTTGAAATATAAGGGCACTGAGTATCTCGAGGGCGGACCCGAATTTATGGTTTGGCGCGCACCAATTGCCAACGATATCGACCCGTGGGGAAGTTACATGTTTGGCGGCAGCAATGTAACGCCGGGAATGGGACGAAGTATCGACAACCAGTTGCGTACCCTGGGAATGCGTGATCTGGTTTCAGAAGTAGACGACTATGAGTTGCTGCAGGCGAGCGACGATAAGGTGACGCTGAAAATGGATGTATTTGCCAATTCAAGCCTTGATCCGGCCAGACGAAAAGACCAGTGGTTTTTTTATTCGGCATTCGAGCAAAAACAAACCTGGACATTTTCTGCTGACGGAAGTATTCAGTTGGATCAGGAAGTAATTCCGCACGGACCAATGCCTGAAATGTTGCAAAAGGTTGGCCTGCAATTTCAGTTACCAAAAAGTTTTAACCAGGTTCAATGGTATGGCCGCGGACCGTTTGAGAACTACCCCGACCGCAAAACAGGGGCAAAAGTAGGGCTGTATCATTCAACTGCCGACTCCATGTACGTACCTTACATTATTCCGCAGGAATACGGTAACCGCAGCGATGTGCGCTGGCTAAAAGTGCATAACGATGATGATCATGGATTATTGATTCAAGGAAATGAACTGCTGAATTTTAGCCTGCATAAATACACCACTGATAACTTGTCGCGCGCCATGTATACGTATCAGCTGGAGGAGGCTCCGAATACGATTCTGAACGTGGACTACGAAGTATCGGGAGTTGGTGGTACGGCCATCCGCCAATTGCAAAAATACCGGGTGCGCCCCGATGTGAAAAGGTATTCGTTAACGATTAAGCCGTTTTAATGCTTGCTCAGGTGATAGTCTCATTTGAAATGAGGTATCACTAAAAAAGAAAAAATCCCCGGGTTGCAGGCAAAAAGCTTATAACCTGCCGATGTCCCTGTTGCCAGAACCTTTTTCCATTCCCATATTTAAGTCACCCAGTTCTGCACGTGCTTTTTCAACTACCTGCATCAACTCGGCAGCTTTCCCGGGGTAATATTCTATTACATTGTACTGTTCTCCCGGATCGCGCATCATGTTATAAAGCTCGGGAGTTTCAACGGTCATTTGAATACGTTTCCCTCCATTTCCGTCTCTTCCCGGTTCGGTGTTGTACGATGCCCATGTGTGGGGGAGTACCAGTTTCCAGTTTCCCTTGCGAACGCCATTCAGGTTATTTTGACCATAATAAAACAAAATGGTCTCGCGCGGATTAGCGGTGGTATTTCCTTTCCAAAGTTCAACAATGCTTGTTCCGTCTATTTTTAATTCAGGAAGCGGTGTACCGGCTATCTTTGCAAAACTGGGCAGTATATCAATGGCGCAGCCCAGTTTATTACAAATCGTTCCGGCCGGAGTTTTTCCAGGCCATTTTATAATAAACGGGACACGCTGTCCGCCTTCCCAGCTGGTGGTTTTACCTTCGCGCAATCCTCCGGCTGACCCGGCATGATTACCAAAATTAAGCCACGGACCGTTATCGGTAGTAAAAATAATAACAGTATTTTCGCTAAGCCCATTCTCAGCAAGCGCCTTTTCAATCTGACCAACACTCCAGTCAATTTCCATCATTACATCGCCGTATAAACCCTGTTCGCTTTTTCCGCGAAATTTATCGGAAACGCCCAAGGGGATGTGAGCCATGGAATGTGGCAGGTATAAGAAAAATGGTTGGTTGGCGTTTCTGCTAATAAAGTCGACAGCTTTGTCGGTGTAAAGTGTGGTAAGTGTGTCTTGTTCTTCCCAACTGTTAATGGTAAAAAGCACATCATTATTCATCATCACCGGAAGAGCCGGGTTTTTTAACCGGGCATTTCCTTCAGGAAGTTTTTGCCCTGTATTGGATAGTGGCCACATATCGTTGGAGTAGGGTAGCCCAACATATTCGTCAAATCCATTTTGAAGAGGTAAAAACGCTTTATGATGTCCAAGATGCCATTTCCCGTAAATGCCGGTTGCGTAACCTTTTTCTTTCAGCATCTCGGCAATAGTTGTTTCATTCGGATTAATTCCCACCTTGCTATAAGGGAACAGAGCGCCTGAGATTCCAATGCGGTTAGGGTAACACCCGGTTAGCAAACCTGCCCGCGAGGCACTGCAAACAGGTTGTGCGGCGTAAAAGTTGGTAAAACGCATGCCCTCTGCAGCAAGTTTGTCGATATTTGGAGTGCTGTATCCCGTTCCTCCAAAACAACACGGGTCGCCATAACCCATATCATCGATAAATATAACCACAAAATTTGGCGATTGCTGCGTTGCTGTTGTTTGTTGTTTTTTGGGTGTGCACGAAGCAGTAAATAAAACTACTGCTGCAAAAATGAGATAAGTTAGCTTTTTCATTTTTAAAGGTTTAGGTTAGTTCAGAATAACAAAAATAGAATTTTGTGCGAGACCGGCTCAGCTTTTATGTGCATAATGTTTGTGAAGGAATTCAAAAAAGCGGTTAACCCGTTCCACTTTCGTATCGTCATTTTTTGATTCCTCAATATGCTGGATCCAGAACTTCTTGCCGGAAATGGGGAGCCTGTTAAAATATTTCTGCATGTCGCCATCGTTATCGAGCAACCACTGCAGGTAGTCCGGAATTTCAACCGTACGAGGCTTAAGC
This genomic interval carries:
- a CDS encoding putative oxidoreductase C-terminal domain-containing protein; protein product: MKHLSTAAVTLAILFSACTGGSQKSTDSEKEKNMFTGAKGEVKIMTLDPGHFHAALVQKSMYNQVDPVVNVYAPDGEDVGDHLKRIEGFNSRTENPTSWVEKVYTGDDFFEKMIAEKPGNVMVTAGNNAKKTDYILKTVEAGIYVLADKPMVISPEEFPKLEKAFELAADKGVLLYDIMTERHEITTILQRELSQLPEVFGTLQKGTAEEPAITKESVHHFFKYVSGSALKRPAWFFDTKQQGEGIVDVNTHLVDLIQWEAFPEVILSKSDVEIISAKRWTTDLTPEMFKKVTYLDEYPDYLQKDVEGDVLKVFSNGEINYTLKGVHAKASVIWNFQAPEGAGDTHYSIMRGTKCNLEIIQGEEEGYKPQLYIEATEVDPMEFAASLNNAVTGLAETYPGISVEKIGDIKWKLNIPEKYKVGHEAHFGQVTEKYLQYLIDGKLPEWEVPNMIVKYYTTTEGLKAALNNE
- a CDS encoding glycoside hydrolase family 2 TIM barrel-domain containing protein — protein: MKRATTLFLILTIYLSTFSQQVDFLPNDWQNPAVFEKGQNAPHAFHIPYVSADDAVQNLPKKCENYKLLNGQWKFKWVETPKQAPVDFWQPGFETTGWDEIKVPSNWQMEGYGHPKFRNVAISFENDPPNIPDYYNPTGCYKKKFTVPENWEDKEVMLRFEGIKSASYVWVNGQRVGYNQGGFEPAEFNITPFIKKGENDLAVQVIRFSDGSYLENQDMWRLSGIFRDVKLYAQPKTFIHDYYVVTDFDENYEDATLTVETHIQNHLPEAESGEITVDVYDSEGRTILKDGALREDFEVDSLGNVKVQLSTLVVEPPQWSAEFPNLFILLVQLKNADGNVTEAFTQKIGFREVEYKDKILTVNGVPVKLNGVNSHMHHPEHGQAVPLETLKQDLLLMKQHNINCVRTCHYPPTPEYIALADELGMYIFDEVGDEAHNNINLSEKPEWTEMYRDRSRKLVYRDRNHPAVIVWSAGNESGSGQNINEVIKTGKAIDPSRPAWMYGGNTFYIPFEDLVGPRYWVPVDYKNLAQGKVLPANDRRASFMDEYLAATGNGLGGMDEYWEYIWKYPRLTGGAIWDWISPGIKTTRWILPDLSPQKNDGQIMGRPMFQQGVYGWGLEFSGHDDWVEFYRDPSLDITGNQLTIDFWVKPSEIPQPNVFVAKGAHGYGIQMADAKTLEFYVFGNERISAKAKVGEDFYENWHRISGIYNGSQLQLYIDNKRAGTTSFSGNISSTPFPLCIGREAETQDQGEHSGRMSKMVIDDVRVFNRAVNTNNIEKEKAGLVLHLNFEEDKKEGDFYAVGLGGRTYGIVWPDRTVQPEINQIKRSGQPIKIEAVDIENGVLKVTNRHHFKNLNELEGFWQITVDGEASQRGFFDCDIPAGETGEVTIDYRRPRIESTTECLLEVSFILKEDLNWAPKGHEIAWEQFAVSSDFYFVDEEENNDKVTATDDEDFIRISGNDFSYSINKKTGSFVSLKYKGTEYLEGGPEFMVWRAPIANDIDPWGSYMFGGSNVTPGMGRSIDNQLRTLGMRDLVSEVDDYELLQASDDKVTLKMDVFANSSLDPARRKDQWFFYSAFEQKQTWTFSADGSIQLDQEVIPHGPMPEMLQKVGLQFQLPKSFNQVQWYGRGPFENYPDRKTGAKVGLYHSTADSMYVPYIIPQEYGNRSDVRWLKVHNDDDHGLLIQGNELLNFSLHKYTTDNLSRAMYTYQLEEAPNTILNVDYEVSGVGGTAIRQLQKYRVRPDVKRYSLTIKPF
- a CDS encoding sulfatase translates to MKKLTYLIFAAVVLFTASCTPKKQQTTATQQSPNFVVIFIDDMGYGDPCCFGGTGYSTPNIDKLAAEGMRFTNFYAAQPVCSASRAGLLTGCYPNRIGISGALFPYSKVGINPNETTIAEMLKEKGYATGIYGKWHLGHHKAFLPLQNGFDEYVGLPYSNDMWPLSNTGQKLPEGNARLKNPALPVMMNNDVLFTINSWEEQDTLTTLYTDKAVDFISRNANQPFFLYLPHSMAHIPLGVSDKFRGKSEQGLYGDVMMEIDWSVGQIEKALAENGLSENTVIIFTTDNGPWLNFGNHAGSAGGLREGKTTSWEGGQRVPFIIKWPGKTPAGTICNKLGCAIDILPSFAKIAGTPLPELKIDGTSIVELWKGNTTANPRETILFYYGQNNLNGVRKGNWKLVLPHTWASYNTEPGRDGNGGKRIQMTVETPELYNMMRDPGEQYNVIEYYPGKAAELMQVVEKARAELGDLNMGMEKGSGNRDIGRL
- a CDS encoding BNR-4 repeat-containing protein: MKPILLLPVLSLVFLFACNTSRQKSAETTQQQTPTIHTLCDDGAWCWFSDPRAIYTDADKIVTGWVKKDGSIEVASLNPENGDTKFNNIYPQFEVDDHDNPAFTMLPDGNLFTMYAWHSTGKGVLSNTTTKGTDIESFGENVVFKPKTEELLANFPRETYTYANPFVLSEEDNKLFVFGRWIGYKPNLIISEDNGESWNEQYVVMSDKPFTLNNRPYVKYYSNGKSRIHMIFTDGHPRVEPTNSVYYCYYEKGAFWKADGTKICDLSGLPFQVTDATVVYKADEETGRAWICDVVEKDGTPYILYTRHPQETDHRYYYTWYNADNNSWEDHEICKAGKWFPQTPEGETEREPHYMGNMTFNPNKPNEIYLSREINGVFEIEKRTTSDGGSSWDITPITQNSELDNVRPYIPRYQPKDSKTVVLWMENNKYIHYTDYDCSIKYYVEP